The Pocillopora verrucosa isolate sample1 chromosome 2, ASM3666991v2, whole genome shotgun sequence genome has a segment encoding these proteins:
- the LOC131791591 gene encoding chromosome partition protein Smc-like: MQDVAVVYALITQTYFVSSLFMNSRLTYQRHETDVRHIPTSCNQRMGNLNLTIRTQPAGTNQNNAYHPGTHNQTPQYWGTNQRFPQPSPTNPFLPRQMGIPWFQNQRTAGTNPNAVQHPRTNLHFNPTPNQIGSVHAQFPGPPLFTPRVGTFQFQGNGQICGERIPSRATFQFQPATTRVNNKKLTPSRQRQNKWFVNSALFGLDERVEKQQKEEGSPQVEEASQAQREIIAKINHKKHLSTSYSKVKALELLCEDLQTPVFGDFPGYEQERTIMKNLAHFLKEQINEIKRVEEEEKRKNWLENFEPTMRAPFPVIAIKIRELENKRNMLEKERKDSENLNKEGKNCAGEHGETKKEADMLKAEVEAYDIRLKAMRERQSSERKSIDSKRIQHEREMEEINKTYDHSLHEGLRSIQEKIVQETKLLVEVKKELYDMKKENECIQLRISETVAKNEEFKKLCAKS, encoded by the exons ATGCaagatgttgctgttgtttATG CATTAATTACACAAACTTACTTTGTTTCTAGCTTATTCATGAACTCAAGACTCACATATCAGCGACATGAGACAGATGTTCGTCATATCCCAACAAGTTGTAATCAGAGAATGGGAAACCTCAACTTGACAATCAGAACGCAACCCGCAGGGACAAATCAGAACAACGCATATCATCCGGGAACTCATAACCAAACCCCACAATATTGGGGAACTAATCAACGTTTCCCACAACCATCACCAACGAATCCATTTCTCCCCAGGCAGATGGGAATCCCTTGGTTCCAAAATCAACGCACGGCAGGAACAAATCCGAATGCAGTGCAACATCCGAGAACTAATCTGCACTTCAATCCGACACCAAATCAGATTGGCAGCGTCCATGCGCAGTTTCCAGGCCCTCCTCTTTTTACGCCACGGGTTGGGACATTTCAGTTTCAGGGAAATGGTCAAATATGTGGAGAAAGGATTCCAAGTAGGGCCACATTTCAGTTTCAACCAGCGACGACTCGGGtgaacaataaaaaattaacgCCATCGAGACAGAGACAGAATAAATGGTTTGTGAACTCTGCATTATTCGGACTGGATGAAAGAGTGGAGAAACAACAAAAGGAGGAAGGAAGTCCACAGGTAGAAGAAGCCAGCCAGGCGCAAAGAGAAATAATTGCTAAAATTAACCACAAAAAACACCTTTCAACGAGTTATTCCAAAGTCAAGGCACTTGAACTTTTGTGCGAAGACCTTCAGACACCCGTGTTTGGAGATTTTCCGGGGTACGAACAAGAAAGGACTATAATGAAAAATCTTGCACACTTCTTAAAAGAGCAAATAAACGAGATAAAACGGGTTgaggaggaagaaaaaagaaaaaattggctAGAGAATTTCGAACCGACCATGCGCGCCCCTTTTCCTGTCATAGCCATTAAGATACGCGAACTCGAGAACAAAAGGAATATGCTtgagaaagagaggaaagacTCCGAAAACTTAAACAAGGAGGGTAAAAATTGCGCAGGTGAACATGGAGAGACGAAAAAAGAAGCGGACATGTTAAAGGCAGAAGTAGAAGCATACGATATTCGCCTGAAGGCCATGAGAGAGAGGCAAAGTTCGGAGCGGAAGAGCATCGATTCAAAACGCATCCAACATGAACGGGAAatggaagaaataaacaaaacttacgATCACAGTTTACACGAAGGTCTTCGTAGTATACAGGAAAAGATCGTTCAGGAAACAAAACTGCTTGTCgaagtaaaaaaagaattatatgacatgaaaaaagaaaatgaatgtaTACAATTACGTATTTCTGAGACGGTAGCCAAAAATGAAGAGTTCAAGAAATTGTGCGCTAAATCCTGA